The following coding sequences are from one Eublepharis macularius isolate TG4126 chromosome 19, MPM_Emac_v1.0, whole genome shotgun sequence window:
- the LOC129346052 gene encoding RNA-binding protein 3-like isoform X2 → MSSEEGKLFVGGLNFDTDEQALEQHFSSFGPISEVVVIKDKETQRSRGFGFITFANPEHASDAMRAMNGESVDGRQIRVDHAGKSSRGSRGGYFGGRGRGRGYSRGGGDRSYGGRYDNRSGGYGGSRDYSSQGGYNDRYSSGGSYRDSYDN, encoded by the exons ATGTCATCTGAAGAAGGAAAGCTGTTTGTTGGGGGGCTGAACTTTGACACTGATGAGCAAGCTCTGGAGCAGCATTTTAGCTCTTTTGGTCCTATTTCTGAAG ttgTCGTGATCAAGGACAAAGAAACCCAGAGATCAAGAGGGTTTGGTTTTATCACCTTTGCCAATCCTGAGCATGCGTCAGATGCCATGAGAGCCATGAATGGAGAG tcTGTAGATGGGCGCCAGATCAGAGTTGACCACGCAGGGAAATCTTCACGTGGATCCCGGGGTGGCTATTTTGGTGGAAGGGGGCGAGGTCGTGGCTATTCCAGAG GTGGTGGAGACAGAAGCTATGGTGGTCGCTATGACAACAGAAGTGGAGGTTACGGCGGGTCCCGGGATTATAGCAG TCAGGGAGGCTATAATGACCGCTACTCTTCAGGAGGCTCTTACAGAGACAGCTATGACAACTGA
- the LOC129346052 gene encoding RNA-binding protein 3-like isoform X1 — protein sequence MSSEEGKLFVGGLNFDTDEQALEQHFSSFGPISEVVVIKDKETQRSRGFGFITFANPEHASDAMRAMNGESVDGRQIRVDHAGKSSRGSRGGYFGGRGRGRGYSRGGGDRSYGGRYDNRSGGYGGSRDYSRSQGGYNDRYSSGGSYRDSYDN from the exons ATGTCATCTGAAGAAGGAAAGCTGTTTGTTGGGGGGCTGAACTTTGACACTGATGAGCAAGCTCTGGAGCAGCATTTTAGCTCTTTTGGTCCTATTTCTGAAG ttgTCGTGATCAAGGACAAAGAAACCCAGAGATCAAGAGGGTTTGGTTTTATCACCTTTGCCAATCCTGAGCATGCGTCAGATGCCATGAGAGCCATGAATGGAGAG tcTGTAGATGGGCGCCAGATCAGAGTTGACCACGCAGGGAAATCTTCACGTGGATCCCGGGGTGGCTATTTTGGTGGAAGGGGGCGAGGTCGTGGCTATTCCAGAG GTGGTGGAGACAGAAGCTATGGTGGTCGCTATGACAACAGAAGTGGAGGTTACGGCGGGTCCCGGGATTATAGCAG AAGTCAGGGAGGCTATAATGACCGCTACTCTTCAGGAGGCTCTTACAGAGACAGCTATGACAACTGA